CCGGGCCTTTCGGCCTGCTGCAGACCCTGGCCGACGGCATCAAGCTGTTCGCGAAGGAAGACATCATCCCGGACAAGGCCGATCGCCTGATCTTCACGATCGCGCCGATCCTGTCGATGGTCCCCGCCTTTCTGGCCTTCGCGGTGGTCCCTTTCGGGGACCGTCTGCACGCCGGGGGCCGGGACATCTTCTTCCAGCTGGCCGACCTCAACGTCGGAGTCCTCTTCTTCCTGGCGATGGGGTCCATGTCCGTCTACGGCATCGCGCTCGCCGGGTGGTCGTCCGGTTCCAAGTACCCGCTGCTGGGCGCAGTCCGGTCCACCGCGCAGCTGATCAGCTACGAGATCGCGATGGGGCTGGCCGTCGTCCCGGTCGTCATGTCCACGGGAGAAAACGGGCTGTCCACCCGCGCGATCGTCGCCGCCCAGCAGCCGCGTTGGTTCATCCTCGTTCAGGCACCGGCGTTTATAGCCTTCCTTCTCGCCGGCATCGCCGAGACCAACCGGGCCCCCTTCGACCTGCCGGAGGCCGAGACCGAGCTGGTGGCCGGCTACCACCTCGAGTACTCCGGCGTGAAGTTCGCCCTGTTCTTCCTGGCCGAGTACATCCACGTCGTGACGATCTCCGCCATGGCCGTGACGCTTTTCCTCGGCGGCTGGCTCGGCCCCGCTCCGGACTTCCTGCCGTGGCTGTGGCCGATGCTGTGGTTTGTGGGAAAGACGGCTCTCTTCGTGTTCCTGTTCTTCTGGCTTCGCGCCTCCCTTCCCAGGCTTCGCTACGACCAGCTGATGACGATCGGGTGGAGGTACCTGATCCCCTTCGGGATCGTGTGGATCCCGCTGAGCGCGATGGGCCAGATCCTGCCGTCACGTGACTGGTTTCTGGCCATCGTCGGCGTCCTTCTGGGCCTGCTGCTTCTGAGCGTCTTCGTCCCCGCGGACAAAGACCGTGGTGCCCCAGGAGAAGACGTGGCCTCGGAAGCCGAAGACGCGCTGCAGCCGGCGTCCACCGGCGCTTCGACCCCCGGAGGTCCGTCGTGAGCACGCGTTCGGACGTGCGGCGCCGCGCCGGCTCGATGAAGCGGCAGGACTCGTTCTCTCCGGCCGCCTCGCTGCTCGCCCTCGGCAAGGGGATGTGGCTGACCCTGAAGCACTTCCTCGTGCGGCCCTCGGTGACCGTCGCCTACCCCTACGACAAGTCCATCCCGCCCTCGCGGGCGCACGGCAGGCACATTCTCAACCGCTACGAGGGGGGCCTGGAGAAGTGCATCGGGTGCGAGCTGTGCGCGGGGGCCTGCCCGGCCGACGCCATCCTCGTGATCGGTGCGGAGAACCCCCCGGAAGCCCCCGTGTCCCCCGGGGAGCGGTACGGCGCCGTCTACCAGATCAACATGCTGCGCTGTATCTTCTGCGGCCTTTGTGTCGAGGCTTGCCCTACCGACGCCATCACGATGACCACCTTCTTCGAAATGACGGACTTCACCCGCCAGGGCCTCATCTACTCCAAGCAGGACCTGCTCACGCACCCCCCGGACCTCGAGCGCGAGCGCTTCGGGTACCGCGGCACCCCGGGGATGCTGCCCGTCGGGACCAACGAGCAGCCGGGGATGGGATCGCTGCGGGGGACGGGCGCGCAAGGCGACGTTCGTGGCGGCGGCGGATCGCCGGACACCGGGCGGCCCGAGGGCGCGGCTAAGGTGCCCGTCGTCTGGCTGCCGGGCGATATGTGGCGCGGGGCGAGCGACTCAGACGTCGCATCGGGCCCCG
This window of the Actinomycetota bacterium genome carries:
- the nuoH gene encoding NADH-quinone oxidoreductase subunit NuoH; the encoded protein is MDGALILIVLAKTVVVFAVILVLVMLIIWAERKVIADMQSRVGPNRAGPFGLLQTLADGIKLFAKEDIIPDKADRLIFTIAPILSMVPAFLAFAVVPFGDRLHAGGRDIFFQLADLNVGVLFFLAMGSMSVYGIALAGWSSGSKYPLLGAVRSTAQLISYEIAMGLAVVPVVMSTGENGLSTRAIVAAQQPRWFILVQAPAFIAFLLAGIAETNRAPFDLPEAETELVAGYHLEYSGVKFALFFLAEYIHVVTISAMAVTLFLGGWLGPAPDFLPWLWPMLWFVGKTALFVFLFFWLRASLPRLRYDQLMTIGWRYLIPFGIVWIPLSAMGQILPSRDWFLAIVGVLLGLLLLSVFVPADKDRGAPGEDVASEAEDALQPASTGASTPGGPS
- the nuoI gene encoding NADH-quinone oxidoreductase subunit NuoI, which gives rise to MSTRSDVRRRAGSMKRQDSFSPAASLLALGKGMWLTLKHFLVRPSVTVAYPYDKSIPPSRAHGRHILNRYEGGLEKCIGCELCAGACPADAILVIGAENPPEAPVSPGERYGAVYQINMLRCIFCGLCVEACPTDAITMTTFFEMTDFTRQGLIYSKQDLLTHPPDLERERFGYRGTPGMLPVGTNEQPGMGSLRGTGAQGDVRGGGGSPDTGRPEGAAKVPVVWLPGDMWRGASDSDVASGPGDMPESPSAGEVDRPDTGTDRTTAGGAST